ATATAAGAAAAGATATAGAAGCCGGCTGTGAAAAAGTGATAATCGGCTGCAGGGATGAGAAAGTGTTTGAAGAAGTCACAAAAATCATTCAGGAATTAGATGAAGAAACGCAAACTAAAACAAAAGTATTGCTTCTTTCGAAAATTCTTAATTTGAATTTTGAGGAATTGATAAGGATATAAAAATGGACTACCAGGAATCTGAACTACAAATAAAGGGCGCTGTAAAGGACTTCATGAAACTCAGGGAGAGTTTCAATCACGAGGTGCTGGAGGATTCTTATCTTGTTCTTGATTATGGCAAAGGGCAGATTCCTTTATCCAAACTTGGCCTTGCAGAGATGGGCTTCCATGAGGCGCTTCTCGTCAAAAATGAGCGAGGCAAATATCTCATAAACCTTGCCCAAAAAAGAGGCGTAGTGGAATATCAGATACAAGAACTGAAGAAAATATTGGACGGCATAGACAGGAGAATCAGCAAAGTTAATGTGATAGGACTTGAACTCAACCCTTTTACAATTGAAGTCAGATTCAGGACGCTTAATTCTGAACTTATACAAAAAATAAAGCAGTCAGAATTCTGCGACAGCGAAAAAACTGATATGAGCCTGGCATCAATAAGGATTATTTTGAGGAGCTAATAGACAGAGAGGCACAAGAAATGAATAGCCGACTATTATCAGTAACAGAGGCTTCGGAATATCTGGGTATCACTAAAGGCACGCTTTATTCCTGGGTCTGCCAGCACAGGATTCCTGTTGTCAAAATGGGAAGACTGAATAAATTTGATATCAAAGATTTGGACCAGTGGATTGAAGAGCATAAGAGGAAATCAAAAGAGTGGTAGGAATTTCTATTAGTACTTGACAAATTACACAATTGAGCGTATAAATAAACTTATGAAAAAATTAACAGGAGAACTGAGAAGATTACAGGTAATGATAGATGAGAAACTGTTTAAAAGACTCCTTGAATTCTGCAATAAAAAATCTGTTAAAGAAGGAAGGCTTAATGTCATGTCTAAGACAGTAAGAGAGGCAATCGGAGAGTACCTGGATAAAAGGAGGGGCTAAACATGCCTATATTCAGAAAACGTGGCAAGTGGTTTATAGATTATTATTTTGAGGGCAGAAGAATCAGAGAATGTGTTGGAGCCAGCAGAAGAGAAGCAGAACATGCTCTGTCAGTCAGAAAGTCAGAGATTTTGCAGGGCAAGTATAACTTCAAGAAGCAGAAAACCAGCCCACAATTCAGCGAATTTGCAAAGGATTATCTTGAATATTCCAAGGCAAATAAACGCTCATGGATAAGAGACGTATCAATACTAAAAAGCCTGACTCCATTTTTCAAGATGTTGAGATTAAATGGCATAACCTGTAAGCATGTGGAGAATTATAAAGTCAAAAGACAGGAGAAACTAAGTCCCGGCGGGATTAATCGCGAACTTGCCTGTCTAAAACACATGTTCACTATGGCTATAAAATGGGGATATACAGAAAAGAATCCAGTTAAAGAAGTGAAGATGCTGAAAGAGAAAGAGAAAATCATAAGAGTATTGAGTTACGAGAATGAAAAAAAGCTAATTGAGAATGCAGGCGCACACATTAAACCCATACTGATTTTAGCCTTAAATACAGGCATGAGAATAGGCGAAATACTCAATCTGACCTGGGATAGAGTTGATATGGCTTATGGTATAATAACTGTCGATGATACAAAGGGCGGAGAGGTAAGAAGCATACCTATAAATTCCTCTCTTATAGAGGTACTGA
Above is a genomic segment from bacterium containing:
- a CDS encoding helix-turn-helix domain-containing protein, yielding MNSRLLSVTEASEYLGITKGTLYSWVCQHRIPVVKMGRLNKFDIKDLDQWIEEHKRKSKEW
- a CDS encoding tyrosine-type recombinase/integrase, with protein sequence MPIFRKRGKWFIDYYFEGRRIRECVGASRREAEHALSVRKSEILQGKYNFKKQKTSPQFSEFAKDYLEYSKANKRSWIRDVSILKSLTPFFKMLRLNGITCKHVENYKVKRQEKLSPGGINRELACLKHMFTMAIKWGYTEKNPVKEVKMLKEKEKIIRVLSYENEKKLIENAGAHIKPILILALNTGMRIGEILNLTWDRVDMAYGIITVDDTKGGEVRSIPINSSLIEVLRTLEKHGKYVFSKENGDRYGSIKTAFNAAKRRAGITNLRIHDLRHTFASRLVLNGVDLVTVKELLGHKDISTTMRYSHTNPGHKKIAVEMLVLPEYGHQMDTKGFKKSVIKERIEVMQADLPG